One genomic window of Candidatus Kaelpia aquatica includes the following:
- the gltB gene encoding glutamate synthase large subunit, translating into MFRQVPKQQGLYYPEFEKDSCGVGFVANIDGSSSNHIIKQGIEVLRSLSHRGAVGADPDTGDGAGLLIQMPHDFLYKAAGDLGIKLPDRSEYGSGLVFLPRDSGDRELCKKIFQKVIKDEGQHFLGWRKVPVDSSCIGRSAKDTEPIFEQIFIARDNGIKNQLEFERKLYVIRREVENAVLKSSLEDKNSFYITNISSRTLSYKGLLTPEQVEDFFLDLKDKSLKSALCLVHSRYSTNTFPSWNLAQPFRFLAHNGEINTLRGNINWVSARERLLNSPLFGSDMEKLKPVISKGGSDSAAIDNIFEFLVLSGRTLEHAMMMLIPEAWEYDNLMDSKLKEFYKYHACLMEPWDGPAAVAFTDGKNIGAVLDRNGLRPARYIITKSGFVVMASEVGVLDIDPSEIETSGRLEPGKIFFINTEKGSIVHDSEIKKQLAYHKPYAKWNRDNMVDIDDISTIDETPNIKDVLVNLSAFGYSREDLKIILKPMIEDGKEPVGSMGNDTPYAFLSKEPLLLYDYFRQLFAQVTNPAIDPIREKIVMSMESFIGPSSNILDESAEHSHKLRVKNPILSNNELSKIANISINGFKAKKIYSFFDSNGSVEGFINALDRICFEAEYAIEAGYSFIILSDRGSDKNNIALPALLAVSAVHHHLVRKTIRSQVALIVESAEPREVHHFALLFGYGADCVNPYLAYEAIQYMIDRGEVDTEVKEALYNYNKVLRDGLLKILSKMGISTLRSYRGAQIFEILGLDNKLVEKHFSNTISRIGGVGLRIIAEETIKRHKNAYLKREPKGVHLKSGGIYQWKKDGESHLWNPESILNLQIAARNNDYEKYKKFASMINNQNDNPTTLRSLFNFNDTEPISINEVEPASSIMKRFATGAMSFGSISRAAHETIAIAMNRIGGKSNTGEGGEDPGRFFELPNGDSKRSSIKQVASGRFGVTLNYLVNADEIQIKISQGAKPGEGGQLPGHKVSDIIARTRYTTPGVTLISPPPHHDIYSIEDLAQLIFDLKNANPKARISVKLVSEVGVGTVAAGVAKCHADMILISGGDGGTGAAPRSSIRYAGLPWELGLSETHQTLLLNNLRSRVRLQADGQMRTGRDIAIATLLGAEEYCFCSAVLVVMGCIMLRHCHLNNCSVGIATQDEILQKRFKGKPDHIVNYLTFVTEELREIMAKLGIKSIDEMVGHTEFIYLDKNIVSEKCRSIDYSQIIYKPTMLNNKANSSSKKVGIDLDNVLDRKLIKESIEFIGKNKTINIQCQIKSTDRAVGTMLSGEICRKYGDNVLLEDSIVCDFRGVAGQSFGAFLIKGITFKLQGMANDYIGKGMSGGKIIIYPDRETTYRAEDNIIVGNTSFYGAISGEAYIRGVAGERFSVRNSGLYAVVEGVGDHGCEYMTGGRVIVLGKTGRNFAAGMSGGIAYVYDLDDKFRSRCNIDMVELGKINREDMDTIYFLLSNHFKYTDSSRAKYILDNIKEEREKFIKVMPLEYKRVLSNRKIDRVDILESSDG; encoded by the coding sequence ATGTTTAGGCAGGTTCCGAAACAGCAAGGATTATATTATCCAGAATTTGAAAAAGATTCTTGCGGAGTGGGATTTGTCGCTAATATTGATGGATCTAGTTCAAATCATATTATAAAGCAGGGTATAGAAGTTTTACGTAGCCTATCACATCGCGGTGCTGTAGGTGCAGATCCCGATACTGGTGATGGCGCGGGTCTATTAATACAGATGCCTCACGATTTTCTTTATAAAGCTGCTGGTGATTTGGGGATAAAACTTCCAGATCGATCTGAATATGGTAGCGGTTTGGTGTTTTTACCGCGTGACAGTGGAGACAGAGAGCTTTGTAAGAAGATATTTCAGAAAGTTATCAAAGATGAAGGACAACATTTTTTAGGCTGGCGTAAAGTACCTGTAGATAGTTCTTGCATAGGTAGAAGCGCTAAAGATACAGAGCCGATTTTTGAGCAGATATTTATAGCCAGAGATAATGGTATAAAAAATCAGCTTGAATTTGAAAGAAAACTTTATGTAATCAGAAGAGAGGTAGAGAATGCTGTATTAAAGTCTTCATTGGAAGACAAAAACTCTTTCTATATTACTAATATTTCAAGCCGGACTCTTTCCTATAAAGGCTTGTTAACTCCTGAGCAGGTTGAAGATTTCTTCTTAGACCTTAAGGATAAAAGTTTAAAGAGTGCTTTATGCTTAGTCCATTCTCGCTACAGCACTAATACTTTTCCTAGTTGGAATTTAGCTCAGCCTTTCAGATTTCTTGCCCACAATGGTGAAATAAATACGCTACGTGGAAATATTAATTGGGTTAGTGCGAGAGAGCGGTTGCTTAACAGCCCTCTGTTTGGCTCAGACATGGAAAAGCTAAAACCTGTTATATCGAAAGGTGGTAGTGATTCCGCTGCGATAGATAATATCTTTGAGTTTTTGGTTTTATCAGGTAGGACTTTGGAGCATGCCATGATGATGCTTATACCGGAAGCTTGGGAATATGACAATCTTATGGACAGCAAACTTAAAGAGTTTTATAAATACCATGCTTGCCTTATGGAACCGTGGGATGGCCCAGCTGCTGTAGCCTTTACTGATGGTAAGAATATAGGAGCTGTTTTAGATAGGAATGGTTTGCGTCCTGCTAGGTATATTATAACCAAGAGTGGATTTGTGGTTATGGCTTCTGAAGTTGGCGTTTTAGATATAGATCCTTCTGAGATTGAAACCTCGGGTAGATTAGAACCAGGTAAAATATTTTTTATTAATACTGAGAAAGGTTCTATAGTGCATGACTCTGAGATCAAAAAGCAGTTAGCTTATCATAAGCCTTACGCTAAATGGAATAGAGATAATATGGTAGATATAGATGATATATCTACCATAGACGAGACTCCTAATATAAAGGATGTTTTAGTCAATCTTTCTGCTTTTGGCTACTCCAGAGAAGATTTAAAAATTATACTTAAGCCGATGATTGAAGATGGTAAGGAACCTGTTGGATCTATGGGTAACGATACTCCGTATGCTTTTTTATCAAAAGAACCGTTGCTACTTTATGATTATTTTAGGCAGTTATTTGCTCAGGTTACCAATCCGGCTATAGACCCCATAAGAGAGAAGATTGTTATGAGCATGGAAAGCTTCATAGGCCCTAGCAGTAATATCTTAGACGAGAGCGCTGAGCATAGTCATAAATTGAGGGTTAAAAATCCTATATTAAGCAACAATGAGCTTAGCAAGATAGCTAATATAAGCATCAATGGCTTTAAAGCGAAGAAGATATATTCATTTTTTGATTCCAATGGTTCTGTAGAAGGTTTTATTAATGCGTTGGATAGAATCTGTTTTGAAGCAGAGTATGCTATAGAAGCTGGTTATTCTTTTATAATTTTGAGTGATAGAGGTTCTGATAAAAATAATATTGCACTGCCAGCTCTTTTAGCAGTAAGTGCAGTACACCATCATCTTGTAAGGAAGACTATCCGTTCTCAGGTTGCCTTAATAGTAGAGAGCGCTGAGCCAAGAGAGGTACACCACTTTGCTTTACTTTTTGGTTATGGGGCAGATTGTGTAAATCCCTATCTAGCTTACGAAGCGATACAATATATGATAGATAGGGGCGAAGTTGATACAGAGGTTAAGGAAGCGCTATATAATTACAATAAAGTTTTAAGAGATGGTCTGTTAAAAATTCTTTCTAAGATGGGAATATCTACTTTAAGGAGTTATCGCGGGGCACAGATATTTGAGATATTAGGTTTAGATAATAAATTAGTAGAGAAGCATTTCTCTAATACCATTTCACGTATTGGAGGAGTTGGACTAAGGATTATAGCAGAAGAGACTATTAAGAGACATAAGAATGCCTATTTAAAGAGAGAGCCTAAAGGTGTGCATTTAAAGAGTGGGGGTATATACCAGTGGAAGAAAGACGGAGAGTCTCATCTCTGGAACCCAGAGAGCATTTTAAATCTACAGATTGCCGCACGGAATAATGATTATGAAAAATACAAAAAGTTTGCATCTATGATAAATAATCAAAATGATAATCCTACTACATTACGAAGTCTATTTAATTTTAACGATACAGAGCCTATATCTATTAATGAAGTTGAGCCAGCCAGTAGTATCATGAAGAGATTTGCTACTGGAGCTATGAGTTTTGGTTCTATAAGTAGGGCTGCACATGAGACTATAGCTATTGCAATGAATAGAATAGGTGGAAAATCAAATACCGGTGAAGGTGGAGAGGATCCAGGCAGATTTTTTGAACTTCCCAATGGGGATTCAAAGAGAAGTTCAATAAAACAGGTTGCTTCTGGTAGGTTCGGGGTAACATTGAATTATCTTGTTAATGCAGATGAGATACAGATAAAAATCTCTCAAGGTGCAAAACCTGGAGAAGGCGGGCAGTTGCCGGGGCATAAAGTAAGTGATATTATTGCAAGGACTCGATATACAACGCCAGGAGTTACTCTTATATCTCCGCCTCCGCATCATGATATATATTCTATAGAAGATCTTGCCCAATTAATATTTGATCTAAAAAATGCTAATCCTAAAGCTCGAATAAGCGTTAAGCTTGTTTCTGAAGTAGGCGTTGGAACGGTTGCTGCCGGTGTCGCAAAATGTCATGCAGATATGATTCTTATCTCAGGTGGAGATGGAGGTACAGGTGCAGCTCCAAGGAGTTCTATAAGATATGCAGGGTTGCCTTGGGAGCTAGGTCTATCTGAAACACACCAGACGCTTCTGTTGAATAATCTACGTTCTAGAGTACGCTTGCAGGCTGATGGTCAGATGCGTACTGGTCGAGATATAGCCATAGCTACTCTATTAGGAGCTGAAGAGTATTGTTTTTGCAGCGCTGTTTTAGTTGTAATGGGATGTATTATGTTGAGACACTGCCATTTAAATAACTGTTCTGTTGGCATAGCTACGCAAGATGAAATATTGCAGAAGAGATTTAAAGGTAAGCCTGATCATATAGTTAACTATTTAACATTTGTAACAGAAGAGCTCCGCGAGATTATGGCAAAATTAGGTATCAAGAGTATAGATGAGATGGTTGGACATACAGAGTTTATCTATCTAGATAAGAATATTGTCTCTGAAAAGTGTAGGAGTATAGATTATTCTCAAATTATCTATAAGCCAACAATGTTAAACAACAAAGCTAATAGTAGTTCTAAAAAAGTGGGGATAGATCTTGATAATGTTTTAGATAGAAAATTAATCAAAGAATCCATTGAATTTATAGGTAAAAATAAGACTATCAACATTCAGTGTCAGATTAAGAGTACCGATAGAGCTGTAGGTACAATGTTAAGCGGGGAGATATGTAGAAAGTACGGTGATAATGTATTATTAGAAGATTCTATTGTCTGTGATTTTCGAGGCGTAGCAGGCCAGAGCTTTGGTGCTTTCCTTATTAAAGGTATAACTTTCAAGCTTCAAGGGATGGCCAATGATTATATTGGTAAAGGCATGTCTGGAGGTAAGATCATTATTTATCCGGATAGAGAAACGACATATAGGGCTGAGGATAATATTATAGTAGGCAATACCTCTTTCTATGGAGCCATATCTGGAGAAGCATATATACGTGGTGTTGCAGGGGAGAGATTCTCCGTAAGGAATTCAGGCCTATATGCTGTCGTTGAAGGTGTTGGAGATCACGGTTGTGAATATATGACCGGAGGTAGAGTTATCGTGCTAGGTAAGACAGGAAGAAACTTTGCTGCTGGTATGTCGGGCGGCATAGCTTATGTGTATGATTTAGATGATAAGTTTAGATCTAGATGCAATATAGACATGGTTGAATTAGGTAAAATAAATAGAGAGGATATGGATACTATATACTTCTTGTTGAGTAATCATTTTAAATATACAGATAGTAGCAGGGCTAAATATATATTAGATAATATAAAGGAAGAGAGAGAAAAGTTTATAAAGGTTATGCCGCTAGAGTATAAAAGAGTGTTGAGCAATAGGAAGATAGATAGAGTTGATATTTTGGAGAGCTCAGATGGGTGA
- a CDS encoding glutamate synthase subunit beta has protein sequence MGDIRGFLKRGRKDLGCRNVSERVEDFNNVYLPPSKDSSMEQASRCMDCATPFCHWACPLGNYIPEWNDYLFKGNWREALKLLDATNNMPEITGRLCPALCEYSCVLGLNSDAISIRDNELSIIEAGFKEGLIAPHIIEDRTNKNVAIIGSGPAGLSCAAQLNRAGHNVTVFERDNKIGGILRYGIPDFKLEKEILDRRIKIWEEEGIDFKVNIEVGEDYSAEELLEDFDAVCLACGSRVPRDLNIKGRELRGIYFAMDYLIQANYIASKETIDKDDCINVKDKKVVVIGGGDTGADCVGTSHRNGAKSVIQIEVMPKPPECRGDNEPWPLYPTLFKTSTSHEEGGQREWSVLTKKFLGRDGAINKISCVKIEFEKESENSCPSMREIPGSEFEIEADIVILAIGFLHTEKSTLLSKLSIVFDERGNVKTDDCYMTSAKNIFSAGDMRIGQSLVAWAISEGRKAAYSMDKYLMGDSNLAVM, from the coding sequence ATGGGTGATATCAGAGGGTTCTTAAAAAGGGGAAGAAAGGATTTAGGCTGCAGAAATGTATCTGAACGTGTAGAGGATTTTAACAATGTTTATCTACCGCCATCTAAAGATAGTTCCATGGAGCAAGCTTCACGCTGTATGGACTGTGCTACTCCTTTCTGCCATTGGGCTTGTCCATTAGGTAACTATATACCAGAATGGAATGACTATCTATTTAAAGGTAACTGGAGAGAGGCTTTAAAATTACTTGATGCTACAAACAATATGCCTGAGATAACAGGCAGGCTCTGTCCTGCGCTATGTGAGTATTCTTGTGTCTTAGGTTTAAATAGTGATGCAATATCTATACGTGATAATGAGCTTTCGATAATAGAGGCTGGATTCAAAGAAGGCCTTATAGCGCCTCATATTATAGAAGATAGAACAAACAAGAATGTAGCTATTATTGGTTCTGGACCTGCTGGCTTATCTTGCGCTGCTCAACTTAATAGAGCAGGTCATAATGTGACTGTTTTTGAACGAGATAATAAGATTGGCGGTATACTTCGTTATGGAATACCAGATTTTAAATTAGAGAAAGAGATATTAGACAGACGTATCAAAATTTGGGAAGAAGAAGGAATTGATTTTAAAGTGAATATAGAGGTTGGCGAAGATTATTCTGCAGAAGAATTATTGGAGGATTTTGATGCTGTCTGTTTAGCTTGCGGCTCTCGTGTGCCTAGAGATCTTAATATAAAAGGTAGAGAGTTAAGAGGAATATACTTTGCTATGGACTATCTTATCCAGGCTAACTATATTGCATCTAAAGAGACCATAGATAAAGATGATTGTATAAATGTTAAAGATAAAAAAGTCGTAGTCATAGGAGGTGGTGATACTGGGGCAGATTGTGTAGGTACCTCTCATAGGAACGGTGCTAAGAGTGTTATCCAAATAGAGGTTATGCCTAAGCCACCAGAATGTCGCGGAGATAATGAACCTTGGCCTTTATATCCTACACTGTTTAAGACTTCAACTAGTCATGAAGAAGGAGGTCAGAGAGAATGGTCTGTGCTGACTAAGAAGTTTTTGGGTAGAGATGGCGCTATCAATAAAATATCTTGTGTAAAAATAGAATTTGAAAAAGAGAGCGAAAATAGCTGCCCATCAATGAGAGAGATACCCGGAAGTGAATTTGAGATAGAGGCAGATATTGTTATACTAGCTATAGGTTTTTTACATACTGAAAAATCTACGTTACTTAGTAAGCTCAGCATTGTATTTGATGAGAGAGGCAATGTTAAAACAGATGATTGCTATATGACTTCGGCTAAAAATATATTCTCTGCAGGCGATATGAGGATAGGACAATCTTTGGTAGCATGGGCTATATCAGAAGGACGTAAGGCAGCTTATTCTATGGATAAGTATTTAATGGGGGACAGTAATCTAGCTGTTATGTAA